In Patescibacteria group bacterium, the genomic window CAGTATGGTGACTCGCACTTTTGGTTTGAAGACCTTGCCTGCCGCCAGAGCTATCCACAGGGTTTGGGGCTCGTTATGCGGTGGAATCGGTTTTCATTTGGGGCTCATTATGTATTGTACAAGACTATAACTTGACAGGTTTTCGATAGTATTGTAGTCTCATACCATGCGAAATAACTGAATTGTAATAAGGAATGGAAACTGCCCTCCATTATTTTTTTGGATGTAGGCGGGTGTTTTTTTGGCTCAAAATACTCGAAAATACTCGAAAATAAATAGAATAGTGTAATTCCCGTGGATCGCACTATCAGTTTTGTAGTAAGAAAGCGCGATACGCCATAATCTTCTTCCCCATCGTCCTTTGGGCATGAGTGATTTTCCCCCCTCTCCACTTATTCACGATGGTCGACGGTATTTCCGTCCTCGCCTTCAGGCGCTCGAGCTTCCTGACCTCATTGAGATTCAGAAACGCTCGTATGCGTGGTTTTTGAAGGAAGGATTGCGCGAGCTCTTCGATGAAATTTCTCCCATTGAGGATTTCATCGGGCGCGATCTCGAACTGTCGTTCCTGGATTATTATCTCGACGAACCAAAATTCGACGAGCGGGTGGCGCGCGCGCGCAACGCGACGTATGAAGCCCCCTTAAGAGTGCAGACGCAGCTGTTGAATAAGCGGACGGGAGAGAAGCGCGAGCAGGAGATCTACCTCGGCGATTTCCCCATCATGACCGATCGCGGCACCTTTGTGGTGAACGGCATTGAGCGCGTAGTCGTATCCCAGCTCATCCGTTCCGCAGGGGTGTTTTTTACTTCCGAATATTTCCGCGGACGGCGGTGGTACGGCGCGAAAATCATTCCCAACCGCGGCGCGTGGCTTGAAATCGAGACCGCGCCCTCTGGCGTGATTTCCGTCAAGATTGACCGGAAGAGAAAGGTGCCCGTCTCGTCCCTCTTCCGCGCGTTCGGCATGGGCAATGACGAAGAAATTTTGGCGTACTTCAAAGAGGTTGATACTGATCCCGAATTAAGCTACATGGGCATCACCGTGGCAAAAGATATTGCGCACAGCGAAGGGGAAGGCCTTCGTGAGGTGTATAAGCGCATCCGTCCAGGAGACTTAGCTACCCTTGATAACGCGAAGTCGCTCATTTACGCCACCTTTTTCAACTTTGAGCGGTATGATTTCGGAAACGTCGGCAGATACAAGCTGAATCAGCGGTTTAAGAGAAATTGGCCCTTGAATAAGGAGCACCGCGTGTTCAAGCGTGAAGACCTCATCGATATCGTGCGTGAGGTGGTGCGCCTCAATGTGAGCCAAGCGGAACCTGATGACATTGATCACCTTGGCAATCGGCGCGTGCGCGCCATCGGTGAATTGGTGCAAAACCGTTTTCGCGTAGGACTCATGCGGATGGAGCGCATTGTGCGCGACCGCATGTCTACGCTGGATATCGCCACGATTACGCCAGGGCAGCTCACCAATGCGCGGCCGGTGATCGGCGCCATCAAAGAATTTTTCATGAGTTCGCAGCTTTCGCAGTTCATGGACCAGACCAACCCCTTAGCAGAGCTTGAACACAAGCGCAGGCTGTCTGCGATGGGGCCGGGAGGGCTTTCTCGTGAGCGCGCGGGATTCGAGGTGCGGGATGTCCATCGCACGCACTACGGCCGCATCTGCCCCATCTCAACTCCTGAAGGGCCGAACATTGGCTTGGTGGGCCACCTTGCGAGCTATGCGCGGGTGAATGAGTATGGATTTATTGAGACGCCATTCCTTCGCGTGAAACATGAAGTGGAAAATCGCACGGATGAGACTGATGGGGAGATCGCGCAGGAAGACTTCATCAACCCTGCTTCCGGTTCCGCGGTGGTATCCAAGGGTGACCAGATTACTCATGAGCGCGCGCTTCAGCTCGCGGGTATTATAGAAATAAAGAAAGTAAAGATGAAGCCTCGGGTAACCAATCAAATTGTATGGCTTGATGCATTTTCTGAAGAACGGTATATCACCGTCGCGGCCACCGCGCCGCACGACGAGCAGGGCTATTTCCTCGCAGAACGCTGCGAAGTGCGCCAAGGAGGGAAGCCTACCATTGAACCAGTCGAGCGGATTAATTATATGGATGTGGCACCGAATCAGATCGTCTCCATAGCGACCTCCCTTATACCATTTCTTGAGCATGACGATGCGGTGCGCGCGCTCATGGGCACCAATATGCAGCGCCAATCAGTGCCGTGCGTCCGCCCTGAATCTCCGCTGGTGGGCACAGGGGTAGAGCGGCGGGCAGCGCAGGATTCAGGCCATGTGATTG contains:
- a CDS encoding DNA-directed RNA polymerase subunit beta, with the translated sequence MSDFPPSPLIHDGRRYFRPRLQALELPDLIEIQKRSYAWFLKEGLRELFDEISPIEDFIGRDLELSFLDYYLDEPKFDERVARARNATYEAPLRVQTQLLNKRTGEKREQEIYLGDFPIMTDRGTFVVNGIERVVVSQLIRSAGVFFTSEYFRGRRWYGAKIIPNRGAWLEIETAPSGVISVKIDRKRKVPVSSLFRAFGMGNDEEILAYFKEVDTDPELSYMGITVAKDIAHSEGEGLREVYKRIRPGDLATLDNAKSLIYATFFNFERYDFGNVGRYKLNQRFKRNWPLNKEHRVFKREDLIDIVREVVRLNVSQAEPDDIDHLGNRRVRAIGELVQNRFRVGLMRMERIVRDRMSTLDIATITPGQLTNARPVIGAIKEFFMSSQLSQFMDQTNPLAELEHKRRLSAMGPGGLSRERAGFEVRDVHRTHYGRICPISTPEGPNIGLVGHLASYARVNEYGFIETPFLRVKHEVENRTDETDGEIAQEDFINPASGSAVVSKGDQITHERALQLAGIIEIKKVKMKPRVTNQIVWLDAFSEERYITVAATAPHDEQGYFLAERCEVRQGGKPTIEPVERINYMDVAPNQIVSIATSLIPFLEHDDAVRALMGTNMQRQSVPCVRPESPLVGTGVERRAAQDSGHVIVSSVEGTVKTVRGDFVAIEGKDGKLYEYPLRKFVRSNASTCLNQRPLVNPGETVTKGTVIADGAASDHGDLALGSNLLVAFMIWEGGNYEDAILISERVVEKDRYTSIHIEDYVIDVRETKLGPEVVTRDIPNVGEEKLKDLDERGIVRIGAQVSSGDILVGKITPKGETELSAEERLLRAIFGEKAKEVRDSSLYLEHGEHGKVVDVKIFSRNEGDKLPSGVIEQIQVSVARLRKVQVGDKMAGRHGNKGVISRIVPVEDMPYLEDGTPVDIILNPLGVASRMNIGQILETHLGLAAHALGYKVATPPFHGVPEEYIKDELEKAGYRRDGKMTLYDGRSGNPFDLSVTVGYIYIMKLNHLVEDKIHQRSIGPYSLVTQQPLGGKAQFGGQRFGEMEVWALEAYGAAHMLQEMLTIKSDDVVGRSKAYESIIKGEPIRRLNVPESFNVLIRELKGLCLDVELLKEGNVVANEVGGEKRS